A region from the Penaeus monodon isolate SGIC_2016 chromosome 17, NSTDA_Pmon_1, whole genome shotgun sequence genome encodes:
- the LOC119583342 gene encoding vegetative cell wall protein gp1-like has product MPDCSASSAPIARSASAPLVPPCLQCLCPPSASSASVPLVPPCPQCLSPPSASSASVPLVPPVPQSPIPPVPAPLAQCLIFPLGLQCFGPPVPPSLAPLVPPVPISPVPQCLCPPSAPSPSSPSPLQCLSPLGPQASVP; this is encoded by the exons ATGCCAGACTGCAGTGCCTCTAGTGCCCCTATTGCCCGCAGTGCCTCTGCCCCTCTAGTGCCTCCA TGCCTCCAGTGCCTCTGTCCCCCTAGTGCCTCCAGTGCCTCTGTCCCCCTAGTGCCTCCA TGCCCCCAGTGCCTCAGTCCCCCTAGTGCCTCCAGTGCCTCAGTCCCCCTAGTGCCCCCAGTGCCTCAGTCCCCCATCCCTCCAGTCCCTGCCCCCCTGGCCCAGTGCCTCATTTTCCCCCTGGGCCTCCAGTGTTTTGGGCCCCCTGTGCCCCCA tcccttgCCCCCCTAGTGCCCCCAGTCCCCATTTCCCCAGTGCCCCAGTGCCTCTGCCCCCCTAGTGCCCCCAGTCCCTCGTCCCCTAGTCCCCTCCAGTGCCTCAGCCCCCTAGGCCCCCAGGCCTCAGTCCCCTAG